From Nicotiana tabacum cultivar K326 chromosome 20, ASM71507v2, whole genome shotgun sequence, one genomic window encodes:
- the LOC142174563 gene encoding uncharacterized protein LOC142174563, whose amino-acid sequence MENFRSMSTREGRMQKAAATPTNMQDLRSYSTSHVPYFSMDKEVNKVKKSNNNKSKVMSSSSIKRWNLNDLELQRKRRVVGYKAYAMEGKMKGSLRKSFRWIKDTCNHVVHGWW is encoded by the coding sequence ATGGAAAATTTTAGATCAATGTCAACAAGAGAAGGAAGAATGCAAAAGGCAGCAGCAACACCAACAAACATGCAAGATTTAAGGAGTTATAGTACTTCTCATGTTCCTTATTTTTCTATGGATAAGGAAGTGAATAAGGTGAAAAAGAGCAATAATAATAAGAGCAAAGTGATGTCATCTTCATCTATAAAACGGTGGAATTTGAATGATCTTGAATTGCAAAGAAAGAGAAGAGTTGTTGGATATAAAGCTTATGCTATGGAAGGTAAGATGAAGGGTTCATTAAGAAAGAGCTTTAGGTGGATCAAAGATACTTGTAACCATGTTGTCCATGGATGGTGGTGA